From the genome of Anopheles moucheti chromosome 3, idAnoMoucSN_F20_07, whole genome shotgun sequence, one region includes:
- the LOC128300617 gene encoding mesoderm induction early response protein 1, with protein MLKIENMPTEEEQPGNSDGQQKDQPAPTASKENLETKPASETIAEHEQKSDTSTAERPPVEDSKPAQIKTEPVSATDNTGDDGVKPEVDSSADSSNASGRVKTEPLSEVIKTESSPQHQQHTSSVPSTDAVPAVEKVSTPVASRAEEDDEEEEDDDEEPGDNEEQEEQQQHQQQSQQRSNKQRSEGSYTNEEESGHNAAHQRQDQSQTPTGGQFYEDDEEDDEDEGEEPSELRQLFEPINDAQALSEDEEDGDYIPDEEVKKTIMVGSDFQAVIPEGLCRYDDALPYENEDKLLWNPTILNEQAIEEYLVKITGPAGGLGTAGGGGAVAAGGGGGGQQKSAAGSAGGTATSDPQSNSVYAIPLGNHLRDDEQSLYLLQQCGHNVDEALRRKRISNNSVPVPEQQMSIWSEEECRNFENGLRVHGKDFHMIQQTKVRTRSVGELVQFYYLWKKTERHDLFASKARLEKKKYNLHPGLTDHMDRFLEEQENSTGFGDRSSSPGFNSLYNSASEAKRQRLLDSKENNTASSKRSASNL; from the exons ATGCTAAAGATCGAAAATATGCCTACCGAGGAGGAACAACCtggcaatagtgatgggcagcAGAAGGATCAACCAGCACCCACCGCAAGTAAGGAAAATCTTGAAACAAAACCTGCCAGTGAAACGATAGCGGAGCACGAACAAAAGTCTGACACATCCACAGCGGAACGACCGCCGGTAGAAGACAGCAAACctgcacaaataaaaacagagcCGGTCTCTGCCACAGACAACACTGGCGACGATGGCGTCAAACCAGAGGTTGACTCTTCAGCCGACAGCAGTAACGCGTCTGGGCGCGTAAAAACAGAACCCTTGTCGGAGGTAATAAAAACAGAATCTAGTCCCCAGCATCAACAGCATACCTCCTCCGTTCCTTCGACGGATGCAGTTCCTGCAGTAGAAAAAGTGTCGACACCGGTTGCGAGTCGAGCGGAAgaggacgacgaggaggaggaagacgaTGATGAAGAACCGGGTGATAATGAGGAGCAGGaggagcaacagcaacatcagcaacagtcACAACAACGCAGCAACAAACAGCGAAGTGAGGGTAGTTACACCAATGAAGAAGAATCAGGTCACAATGCGGCACACCAGCGACAGGATCAGTCTCAAACACCGACCGGTGGTCAGTTCTATGAGGATGACGAGGAGGACGATGAGGACGAGGGCGAGGAACCGTCAGAGTTGAGGCAGCTGTTCGAACCGATCA ATGATGCACAGGCGCTGAGTGAAGACGAGGAGGATGGTGATTACATACCGGACGAGGAGGTGAAAAAGACGATCATGGTAGGGAGTGACTTCCAGGCCGTTATACCGGAGGGTTTATGCAGGTATGATGATGCATTGCCGTACGAGAACGAGGACAAACTACTTTGGAACCCGACCATACTGAACGAGCAAGCGATTGAGGAGTATCTCGTGAAAATCACCGGTCCTGCGGGTGGTTTAGGAAccgcgggtggtggtggtgctgttgctgctggtggcggtggtggtgggcaaCAGAAAAGCGCAGCTGGTTCAGCTGGCGGTACCGCCACGAGCGATCCCCAGTCGAACAGTGTGTATGCGATACCGCTCGGAAATCATCTGCGGGACGACGAACAGTCGCTCTATCTGCTGCAACAGTGCGGACACAACGTGGACGAAGCATTGCGCCGAAAGCGCATCAGCAACAACTCCGTTCCAGTGCCCGAGCAGCAGATGAGCATATGGTCGGAGGAAGAATGTCGGAACTTTGAGAATGGGTTGCGCGTGCACGGGAAGGACTTCCACATGATCCAACAGACGAAG GTTCGCACCCGATCCGTCGGTGAGCTGGTACAGTTTTACTACCTTTGGAAGAAAACCGAACGGCACGACCTGTTCGCCAGCAAGGCACGGTTGGAGAAGAAAAAGTACAACCTTCATCCCGGCTTAACCGACCATATGGATCGGTTTCTGGAGGAGCAGGAAAACAGTACCGGGTTCGGTGACCGCAGTTCGTCACCGGGCTTCAACAGTTTGTACAATAGCGCCTCGGAAGCGAAGCGACAGCGGCTGCTCGACTCGAAAG AGAACAACACTGCCTCCTCGAAACGTTCCGCCTCGAATCTGTGA